DNA from Paratractidigestivibacter faecalis:
AGGAATAGGCGTCCTTCATGATGAACTCGCGACCGCGCATGAGACCGAAGCGGGGGCGCCTCTCGTCGCGGAACTTGTCCTGGATCTGGTAGAGCGTGACGGGCAGCTGCTTGTAGCTGCGCAGCTCGTCGCGGACGAGGTCGGTGAAGGTCTCCTCGTGGGTGGGGCCCAGGACGAAGTCGCGCTCGTGGCGGTCCTTCAGGCGCATGAGCTCGGGGCCGTAAGCGCCCAGGCGGTGCGACTGCTCCCAGAGCTCGGCCGGGGTGACGATGGGGACCATCATCTCCTGCGCGCCGATGCCCTCCATCTCGTCCCTGATGACGTCCTCCACCTTGGAGATGACGCGCCAGGCGAGCGGAAGGTAGCTGTAGAGGCCGGCGGCGGTCTTGCGGATCATGCCGGCGCGAAGCAGCAGCTTGTGGCTGACGAGCTCGGCCTCGGCCGGGTCCTCCTTGAGCGTGGGGGCGTAGAGCCTCGACATCTTCTGGTAGCGCTTCATGTGAATGCCTTTCGGGTTGGGAACGCCCGCCGTCTGGCGACAGGCGGATTTGATTCTACGCCATGAGGGCTACGAGAACCGCGCTCGTATCTCATCGAAGAGCTCGTCGACCATGCGGTCCTCGGGCACCTTGCGGATGGGCTCTCCCTTGGCAAAGAGCATGGCCTGGCCACGACCGCTCGCCATGCCGATGTCGGCGTCGCGGGCCTCGCCGGGTCCGTTGACGGCGCAGCCCATGACGGCGACGGAGATGGGGGCGCGAACCCCCTGCAGGCGTCGCGCGACCTCCTCGGCGATGGGGATCATGTCTACCTGGCAGCGTCCGCAGGTGGGGCAGCTCACGAGCTCGGGCGTGAGCCTGCGCATGCCGAGGGCGGAGAGAAGGCCCCAGGCCACCTTGGCCTCCTCGACGGGGTCTGCCGTGAGCGAGAGCCGCATGGTGTCACCGATGCCCTGCTCGAGCAGGATGCCCACGCCGCAGGCGTTCTTGACCGTGCCCTGACGGAGCGTGCCCGCCTCGGTCACGCCGACGTGGAGGGGGACCTCGGGGAGCTCGCGCGAGAGGGCCCGATAGGTGGCAAGCGTGGTGGGAACGTCGTGGGCCTTGGCCGAGAGCACAATGTCCTCGAAGCCGCGGTCGCGGAAGTGGGCGACGAAGGACGACGCCGAGGCCACGAGCTTCTGGGGAAGCGTGAGGTCCTGGCGCTCAGCGAACTGCGCGTCGAGCGAACCCGCGTTGACGCCGATGCGGATGGGAATGCCCGCCTCGCCCGCGGCGTCGATGCAGGCGTCCACGCGGTCCCAGTCGCCAATGTTCCCGGGGTTGATGCGCATCCCCGCCGCGCCGCGACGGGCCGCCTCGACGGCGAGGCGATGGTCAAAGTGGATGTCGGCCACCACGGGGAGCGGCGAGGAGGCGCAGACCTCCTGGAAGCCATCAAGGGCGGTGGCGGTGGGGATCGCCACGCGGACGATCTCGCACCCGGCGTCGGCGAGGCGTCCTATCTGCTCGAGCGTCGAGGCGGGGTCGTCCGTCTTCGTCGTGCACATGGACTGCACGGAGACGGGAGCACCGCCACCAACCTGGACCGAACCCACGCGGACCGGTCGGGTGAGGTTGCGGGGGACCGCCGCCTGGGCATCAGAAGACTCGAACATGGTTGCACCTCGCCAATCAGAGCAGCCTCAGGATGTCGTTCCTGAGGACGAATACGAAGACAAAGAGGAAGAACGCAAGCCCCACGTAGCTGATGGCGTTCTGCACCCTGAGCGAGAGCTCGCGACGCAGCGCGAGCTGGATGAGCTCGACCAGGATCTTCCCGCCGTCAAGGGGAGGGATGGGAAGAAGGTTCATGAAGCCGAGCGACATGGATATCGCTGCGGCGATGTTGAGGAAGTCCCACACCCCGGAGCTCGCGGCCTCGGACGCCATGGCGGCGATGCCGACGACGGAGCTCGACTGGTCGAGGACCTCCATGGTGTGCTGCGGCATTATGAGCCTGGCCGCAAAGGACGCCACCTGCCCCGCGTAGCCCACCGCCGCGGCAGAGGCCTCGGCAAACGTAGGGTGATACGTCGCCACGGTGGCGTGAACACCAATCGCGTCGGTCTGCTGGCCTTCGGGAAGGTCGACCTGCAGGGGGACGTCGCGCCCGTCACGCTCGACGGTCATCGTGAAGTCCGACCCTTCGGCAAGACGCGCTCGGAGCTGCGTCACAACGTCTGCCCATGTGGGGGTCTGCTCCTCCCCCACACAGACCACGCGGTCTCCGGCCTTGATGCCGGCAGACTCGGCGATGGAACCCTCCTCTACGGCGCCAAGCACGGGCGAGGGGTCGATGGCGCTCACACCCCGGACCATGAGGACGCCAACCACCAGGAAGAAGGCCAGAAGCACGTTGACCGCGGGGCCCGCCACGAGCATGGCCACACGCTTGAGGAAGCCGCAGCCCAGGTAGGTGTGCGAGCGCTCGCGCGCAAGAAGGTCCTCTGCGGAGAGCCCGAGGTCGCAGGGCTCGCCGGCAGCCGTGGAGCCGGCGAGCGAGAAGTCGTGACCGCGATCGTACTCGGTGAGGCCGCGGCCGTCCCTGGCCAGGGTCTCGAAGGCGGCGGGCCAGGTCTTCTGGCTGGGGATCTCGCCGAGCTCGGCGTCGTAGTAGGCACGGATGGAGCCCCAGTCGGCGAGCGTGGCCATGAGGCCGTAGACGCGCTCCTCATCGCAGCCGAGCTCTGCGGCCACGTCGGCGACGGTGACGCGGCCCTCGCGCATGACGGCCGCAAGACAGGGCGCCAGCAGCTCGTCAGTCACCGGCTCCATGCCGCTGATGCGGTTGTAGCCGCCCAGGAGCAGCGGCGTCACGCCAATCTCGGTGCCGACCTTCTTGCTCTTGAAGGAGAGCCTCGCACGGCACGGGAGGCCCAGGAAGAACTCCGTCACGCGGACGCCAAAGACGCGCGCCGCAAGGTAGTGGCCTCCCTCGTGCACGAAGACCAGGACCGAGAGGAGCAGGACTCCCCAGAAGACGGCCGAGAGAAAGCCCCAGACGGCCTGCATCAAAGGGCCACCCCCAGCTGGGCGCGGGCCATCTCCCTGGCGCGCCGGTCCACCTCGAGGAGCTGCTCCACGCTCTGGACCTCCTCGTTGTCCCAGGCGTCCATGACGGCCCCCACGGACCGCTCGATGTCGAGAAACCCGCAGAGACCGCGGCGAAAGGCCTCGTTGGCGACCTCGTTTGCGGCGTTCATGGCGCACGGGAGCGTGCCGTGCTCGCGGCCCGCCCGCTTGGCCAGCGCAAGGCACCCAAAGGTCCTCTCGTCAGCCTCGTCGAAGGTGAAGTCGGGCTCGCCGCACCAGTCGACGCGACGGACGCTAGCCTCCCAGCGCTCGGGATAGCTCAGCGCGTACTGGATGGGCGCACGCATGTCGGAGCCGCCGAGTTGCGCCTTAACGACGCCGTCCACGAACTCCACCATGGAGTGGATCTTGCTCTGGCGGTGGACCAGGACGCGGATGTCATCGATGGGCACCTGGAAGAGATGGTGGGCCTCGATGACCTCAAGGCCCTTGTTCATGAGCGTTGCGGAGTCGATGGTGATCTTGGACCCCATGTGCCACGTGGGGTGCGCGAGGGCGCGCGCGGGCGTGACCTCGGCAAGCTCTTCGCGAGAAAGGCCGAAGAAGGGCCCGCCGGAGCAGGTGAGCCACAGGCGGCTCACGTCCTCGCTCCTCTCCCCCACCAGGCACTGGAAGATGGCACTGTGCTCGGAGTCGACGGGCAGCAGCTGGCCGGGGCTTGCCAGGGGGATGAGAAGGTCGCCGCCGCAGACGACGGACTCCTTGTTGGCGTAGGCAAGGGACTTGCCGGCCTTGAGGGCGGCGTAGCCCGCGTGGATGCCCACGAAGCCGACCAGGGCGTTCACCACCACGTCGACGTCGGGAAGCTCCGCGAGCTCGGTCACGGCCTCCTCGCCGAGGCCTACCTCGCAGGTGGGCGGAAGCTCGCTCATGACGGGGTCCGTGGCGCGCGACGCGTCAGCAAGGGCCACGTGGCGGGCGCCGAACTCGCGAGCCGCCTTGACCAGCGCCGCGGTGGAGACGTTGGCAGAGAGCGCCACCACGCGCACGCGGTCTGCGTGCCTGCGGCAGACGTCGAGCGTCTGGGAGCCTATGGAACCCGTGCAACCAAGAACGGCCACCCTGACAACGTGTGGCCGTTCGGTGCGCGGTGCCGTGTCTTCGAAGATCGTCAAAGGATTCCTCCAACGAGAAGCAGGAAATAGGCTGCCATGCAGCCAAAGAGCAGGGAGTCGGACCTGTCGAGAAGGCCTCCGTGGCCCGGCATCAGGTTGCCGGAGTCCTTGACGCCCACGCCCCTCTTGATGCGGGACTCAAAGAGGTCGCCCATGACTCCCGCCGTGCCAACCACAAGGCCCGTGAGAACGCAGGGCACGGGGGTCAGGCCCTCGACGCCCAGGGCGCCCATGGCCAGCCAGACCACGACGGAGGCCACCAGCCCACCGTAGAAGCCTTCCCAGCTCTTGTGGGGAGAGATGCGCGGGGCGAGCTTGTGCGCGCCTATCTTGGACCCCACAAAGTAGGCCAGCGCATCGTTTGCCCAGATGGAGAGCATGACGCCCAGGGTGAACGCAGCCCCCGTCACGCCCGGGTCAAACTTGCGGATGAGGACGATGGCGGAGAAGGCCAGGGAGGTGTAGAGCGGGCCGAAAGCCGTGACGGCGACGTCGGCGATGTTGGCCCGAGGCGTGAACACGTACCAGCAGGCGCAGGTGATGAGCAGCAGGAACGTCACGATGACCAGAGCGGCCTGGCCCTTGGCGTAGGCGGCCAGCGGATAGAGCAGCGCCGCCGCAAGTCCGATGGACTCGTTGGGCATGCGCCCGCCCATGCGGCAGATGCGGAAGAACTCGGAGCAGCAGAGCCACGCCATGCCGGCAACCAGAAGCGTCGTGGTGATGGGCCCAATGAAGAGGCACATGAGGGTCACGAGGGCGTAGATGGCGCCCGACGTGGTCCGCGTGAGGACCTTCTCGGTGACGCCGCGGGCCTTCTGGCCGGTAAGGTCACCGGAGGCGCGTCGGTCCTCCTTGGAGGCGCGCCTGCTCTCGAGCTTGTCTATCTGGCGATCAATGCCAATGCTGCGCGGCTCTTGCCTCTCGTCGCGCTCCTCGGGCTTGCTCACGAGTTGACGACACCCCCGAAGCGACGCTTGCGCCCCTGGAAGGACTTGATGGCTCGTAGGAACTCCCAGCGAGAGAAGTCAGGCCAGAGGGTGGGCGTCACGTAGAACTCTGTGTAGGCGAGCTGCCACAGGAGGTAGTTGGAGAGACGCAGCTCACCGGAGGTCCTGATGAGGAGGTCCGGGTCGGGCAGGCCGGTGGTGTAGAGCTCGGAGGCAAGGGCGTTCTCGTCGATGGCGGAGGCGTCAAGCTCGCCGTCCTGGACCCTCTGGGCAAGGACCCGTGCGGCACGGGCGAGCTCGGCGCGAGAGCCGTAGTTGACCGCGAGGGCAAAGGTCATGCCCGTGTTTGCGACGGTCTCGTCAAGGCCCTGCTGGAAGACCTTGCGGGTCTCCTCGGGAAGGGCCTCGAGGTCTCCAAAGAAGCGCAGGCGCACGTTCTCCTGGTGGAAGAGGGGCAGCTCGTGCAGGAGCGTGGTGGCAAAGAGGTGCATGAGCATGTTGACCTCCTCCTGCGGGCGCTTCCAGTTCTCGGTGGAGAAGGCGTAGACGGACAGCACGTCAAGACCAAGGCGGACGCTGGTGGTCACGGCCTCGCGCAGCGAGTCGACACCGGCGACGTGCCCGCGGGAGCGGTCGAGGCCACGGGCCTGCGCCCAGCGGCCGTTTCCGTCCATGATGATGGAGACATGGCCCGGGATGCGGGCCATGTCGATGTCTGCAAGACTGACGTCCTCGGGTGCCTGGGAGAAGTACTCCGCAAGCTTAGTCTCGTCGTAGCGCACCTAGATCTCCATGATCTCTGCGGTCTTGGTCTTCAGAAGGTCCTCGATCTGGGCGATGTAGCCATCGGTCAGCTTCTGGACGGCCTTCTTCTCGCGGGTCTGGGCGTCCTCGGGAAGCTCCTCGTCGCGCTCGATCTTGCCGTTGGCGTCACGACGGACGTTGCGGACGGCAACGCGGGCGTCCTCGGCAAGCTTGCTGCACTCCTTGGCCAGCTCGCGGCGACGCTCCTCGGTGGGGCGCGGGAAGGGCAGGCGGATGCTCACGCCGTCGTTGGACGGAGTGATGCCGAGGTCAGAGGCCTCGATGGCCTTCTCGATGGCCTTGAGGGCGGTCTTGTCCCAGGGCTCGACCACGAGCATGGAGGCCTCGGGGACCTTCACGCCGGCAAGCTGCGTGATCGGGGTGGGCTGACCGTAGTAGTCAACCTTGATGGGGTCGAGGATGTGCGGGTTGGCGCGGCCGGAGCGGACGCGGGCGAAGTTGGCCTTCAGGGCCTCGATGCACTTGTCCATGTGGGACTTGGCAAAGTCAGTGTGCTGGCTCATGTCTAGTTCTCCTCCTCGAAGACGGTCGTTCCGACGTTCTGGCCACCGACAGCGCGCTCGAAGCAGCCAGGCTCGTTGATGTCGAAGACCATGATGGGCATCTTGTTGTCACGGCAGAGGGCCGTGGCGGTGGCGTCCATGACCTTGAGGTCACGGTTGAGCACGTCGCTGTACGTGATGGTGTCGAACTTCTTGGCGTCCGGGTTCTTGCGCGGGTCGGAGTCGTAGACGCCGTCCACGTTGGTGGCCTTCATCAGAATCTCGGCGTTGATCTCGCACGCGCGAAGGGCGGCGCCGGTGTCGGTGGTGAAGTAGGGGTTGCCGGTGCCGGCAGCAAAGATGGTGATGCGGCCCTTCTCGAGGTGCCTGATGGCGCGACGGCGGATGTAGGGCTCGGCGATCTGGCGCATCTCGATGGCGCTCATGACGCGGCAGTCCATGCCGGCCTTCTCGAAGGTGTCCTGCAGGGCGAGGGCGTTGATGACGGTGGCGAGCATGCCCATGTTGTCTCCCTGGGCGCGGTCCATGCCGTTAGCCGCACCCTGGACGCCACGGTAGATGTTGCCGCCACCGACCACGACCGCGACCTCGACGCCGGCCTCGTAGACCGGGCGAATCTCCTCGGCAAGCCTCAGAGGGACGGCAGGATCTATGCCAAAGGACTGGGAGCCCATGAGGGCCTCTCCGGAGAGCTTGAGCAACACGCGCTTGTACTTGAAGTCAGACAAGCCAACCTCCACTCGCTCGAAAACTGCAACAGTTGGATGCGTTTGCATCCCTTGGATTCTAGCAGACGCGATGCCCGTGACCGCCCCCACACGGCAGGCGGTCAGCATCCACATAGAAAAGGAGCCGGCGACAAGTGCCGCCGGCTCCGAAGGTACCCGTTGGGGTGAGGGACTAGGCCTCCTCGCCGAAGCGATAGAGGACGAAGGTCTTGACCTTGATGTCATCACCGAGGGACTTGGAGACCTTCTTGGCGAGGCCGTCGATGGTGACGGAGGAGTCCTTGACGAACTCCTGCTCGCAAAGGACGAACTCCTTGAAGTACTTCTCGAGGCGACCCTGAGCCATGCGCTCCTGGATGGCCTCGGGCTTGCCGGACTCGGCGGCCTGAGCCTTGTAGATGCTCATCTCGTGCTCGACGGTGGCGGCGGGCACGTCCTCGCGGGTGGTGGCGACGGGAGCCGTGGCAGCGATGTGCATGGCGACGTCGTGGGCGAAGGTCTTGAACTCGTCGGTGGCGCCGGTCTCGGGCTTGGAGAACTCGCAGACGACGATGTCGGCGAGCTTGCCGCCGAGGTGGATGTAGCCGGTCATGGCACCGTTCTCGACGGCGACGCGCTGGAAGCGCAGGACCTTCATGTTCTCGCCGATGACGTGGATCATCTCGGTGAGGGCGGAGTCGACGGTCTCGCCGTTCATCGGGCAGGCCTTGAGGGCCTCGACGTCGGCGGGGTTCTGCTCGGCGACGACCTTGGCAAGGTCAGCGGCAAAGCCGGTGAACTTGGGGTTGGTGCCGACGAAGTCGGTCTCGCAGGAGAGCTCCAGGATGGCGCCGGTCTTGCCGTCCTCGGAGACGTAGGTGGCGATGGTGCCCTCGTTGGTGTCGCGGCCGGCGCGCTTGACGGCCTTGGCGATGCCCATGGTGCGCAGGACGTCGACGGCCTTCTCGATGTCGCCGTCAGCCTCGACGAGGGCCTTCTTGCACTCCATCATCGGGGAGTCGGTCATCTCGCGAAGCTGCTTGACGAGGGCGGCGGTAATCTGAGCCATTTTGCACTCCTCTATCTAGAACGTGGTTATACGGACAGCTCTTTTGGGAGCTACTCGGCAGCGGGAGCCTCGGCGGCAGGGGCGGCCATCTCCTCAGCGGAGATCTGCTCCTTGCCGGTGCCGGCCAGGACGGCGTCGGCGGCAAGCTCGCACATGAGGGAGACGGAACGGATGGCGTCGTCGTTGGCGGGGATGCCGTACTCGACCACGTCGGGGTCGGAGTTGGTGTCCAGGAGGGAGACGACGGGGATGTGCAGGCGGTTGGCCTCGCGGATGCCGATCTCCTCGCGCTTGGAGTCAACCACGAAGATGGCCTGCGGCAGGGAGGTCATGTCGCGGACGCCGCCGAGGTTGGTCTGGAGCTTGGTGAGCTCCTTGCCCAGCACGGCCTGCTCCTTCTTGGGCAGGGTGGCCATGCGGCCGTCCTCGACCATGGCCTCGAGCTCCTCCATGCGGTTGATGCGGGAGCGCATGGTCACGAAGTTGGTCAGCATGCCGCCGAGCCAACGCTGGTTGATGTAGGGCATGCCGCAGCGCTGGGCCTGGGTGGCGACGGGCTCCTGGGCCTGCTTCTTGGTGCCGACGAAGAGGATCTTGCCGCCCTTGGCAGCGGTCTCCT
Protein-coding regions in this window:
- the ispG gene encoding flavodoxin-dependent (E)-4-hydroxy-3-methylbut-2-enyl-diphosphate synthase — its product is MFESSDAQAAVPRNLTRPVRVGSVQVGGGAPVSVQSMCTTKTDDPASTLEQIGRLADAGCEIVRVAIPTATALDGFQEVCASSPLPVVADIHFDHRLAVEAARRGAAGMRINPGNIGDWDRVDACIDAAGEAGIPIRIGVNAGSLDAQFAERQDLTLPQKLVASASSFVAHFRDRGFEDIVLSAKAHDVPTTLATYRALSRELPEVPLHVGVTEAGTLRQGTVKNACGVGILLEQGIGDTMRLSLTADPVEEAKVAWGLLSALGMRRLTPELVSCPTCGRCQVDMIPIAEEVARRLQGVRAPISVAVMGCAVNGPGEARDADIGMASGRGQAMLFAKGEPIRKVPEDRMVDELFDEIRARFS
- a CDS encoding site-2 protease family protein yields the protein MQAVWGFLSAVFWGVLLLSVLVFVHEGGHYLAARVFGVRVTEFFLGLPCRARLSFKSKKVGTEIGVTPLLLGGYNRISGMEPVTDELLAPCLAAVMREGRVTVADVAAELGCDEERVYGLMATLADWGSIRAYYDAELGEIPSQKTWPAAFETLARDGRGLTEYDRGHDFSLAGSTAAGEPCDLGLSAEDLLARERSHTYLGCGFLKRVAMLVAGPAVNVLLAFFLVVGVLMVRGVSAIDPSPVLGAVEEGSIAESAGIKAGDRVVCVGEEQTPTWADVVTQLRARLAEGSDFTMTVERDGRDVPLQVDLPEGQQTDAIGVHATVATYHPTFAEASAAAVGYAGQVASFAARLIMPQHTMEVLDQSSSVVGIAAMASEAASSGVWDFLNIAAAISMSLGFMNLLPIPPLDGGKILVELIQLALRRELSLRVQNAISYVGLAFFLFVFVFVLRNDILRLL
- the dxr gene encoding 1-deoxy-D-xylulose-5-phosphate reductoisomerase, with protein sequence MTIFEDTAPRTERPHVVRVAVLGCTGSIGSQTLDVCRRHADRVRVVALSANVSTAALVKAAREFGARHVALADASRATDPVMSELPPTCEVGLGEEAVTELAELPDVDVVVNALVGFVGIHAGYAALKAGKSLAYANKESVVCGGDLLIPLASPGQLLPVDSEHSAIFQCLVGERSEDVSRLWLTCSGGPFFGLSREELAEVTPARALAHPTWHMGSKITIDSATLMNKGLEVIEAHHLFQVPIDDIRVLVHRQSKIHSMVEFVDGVVKAQLGGSDMRAPIQYALSYPERWEASVRRVDWCGEPDFTFDEADERTFGCLALAKRAGREHGTLPCAMNAANEVANEAFRRGLCGFLDIERSVGAVMDAWDNEEVQSVEQLLEVDRRAREMARAQLGVAL
- a CDS encoding phosphatidate cytidylyltransferase, with the protein product MSKPEERDERQEPRSIGIDRQIDKLESRRASKEDRRASGDLTGQKARGVTEKVLTRTTSGAIYALVTLMCLFIGPITTTLLVAGMAWLCCSEFFRICRMGGRMPNESIGLAAALLYPLAAYAKGQAALVIVTFLLLITCACWYVFTPRANIADVAVTAFGPLYTSLAFSAIVLIRKFDPGVTGAAFTLGVMLSIWANDALAYFVGSKIGAHKLAPRISPHKSWEGFYGGLVASVVVWLAMGALGVEGLTPVPCVLTGLVVGTAGVMGDLFESRIKRGVGVKDSGNLMPGHGGLLDRSDSLLFGCMAAYFLLLVGGIL
- a CDS encoding isoprenyl transferase translates to MRYDETKLAEYFSQAPEDVSLADIDMARIPGHVSIIMDGNGRWAQARGLDRSRGHVAGVDSLREAVTTSVRLGLDVLSVYAFSTENWKRPQEEVNMLMHLFATTLLHELPLFHQENVRLRFFGDLEALPEETRKVFQQGLDETVANTGMTFALAVNYGSRAELARAARVLAQRVQDGELDASAIDENALASELYTTGLPDPDLLIRTSGELRLSNYLLWQLAYTEFYVTPTLWPDFSRWEFLRAIKSFQGRKRRFGGVVNS
- the frr gene encoding ribosome recycling factor produces the protein MSQHTDFAKSHMDKCIEALKANFARVRSGRANPHILDPIKVDYYGQPTPITQLAGVKVPEASMLVVEPWDKTALKAIEKAIEASDLGITPSNDGVSIRLPFPRPTEERRRELAKECSKLAEDARVAVRNVRRDANGKIERDEELPEDAQTREKKAVQKLTDGYIAQIEDLLKTKTAEIMEI
- the pyrH gene encoding UMP kinase → MSDFKYKRVLLKLSGEALMGSQSFGIDPAVPLRLAEEIRPVYEAGVEVAVVVGGGNIYRGVQGAANGMDRAQGDNMGMLATVINALALQDTFEKAGMDCRVMSAIEMRQIAEPYIRRRAIRHLEKGRITIFAAGTGNPYFTTDTGAALRACEINAEILMKATNVDGVYDSDPRKNPDAKKFDTITYSDVLNRDLKVMDATATALCRDNKMPIMVFDINEPGCFERAVGGQNVGTTVFEEEN
- the tsf gene encoding translation elongation factor Ts translates to MAQITAALVKQLREMTDSPMMECKKALVEADGDIEKAVDVLRTMGIAKAVKRAGRDTNEGTIATYVSEDGKTGAILELSCETDFVGTNPKFTGFAADLAKVVAEQNPADVEALKACPMNGETVDSALTEMIHVIGENMKVLRFQRVAVENGAMTGYIHLGGKLADIVVCEFSKPETGATDEFKTFAHDVAMHIAATAPVATTREDVPAATVEHEMSIYKAQAAESGKPEAIQERMAQGRLEKYFKEFVLCEQEFVKDSSVTIDGLAKKVSKSLGDDIKVKTFVLYRFGEEA
- the rpsB gene encoding 30S ribosomal protein S2 encodes the protein MAAKITIQTLLDAGCHYGHQTRRWNPKMKSYIFGERNGIYILDLKQTMLGADKAYTFLKETAAKGGKILFVGTKKQAQEPVATQAQRCGMPYINQRWLGGMLTNFVTMRSRINRMEELEAMVEDGRMATLPKKEQAVLGKELTKLQTNLGGVRDMTSLPQAIFVVDSKREEIGIREANRLHIPVVSLLDTNSDPDVVEYGIPANDDAIRSVSLMCELAADAVLAGTGKEQISAEEMAAPAAEAPAAE